GTAATAATAGGCTTAGCCGTATTTTTTCTATTACTATTAGCTACTAACAAAATAGATAATAATCATTTTGAGATTGTAAAGAGGTCTTTAACAACGATATATAAAGATCGTTTGGTGGCTCAGGATTACATATACAAGCTTTCAAAAAATTTGCAGCTGAAAATGCTTGATTTGGCAATTAAAGATAAAGTAAATTATGATTTAAACGACTCTATCAACTACTGGACCAATGAATACGCCGAAACCAGGCTAACATCCCAGGAAACCAGGAGTTTTGAGTCATTTCGATTAAACCTTGGCCAGTTGCTAAGGTTAGAGCAGGATTTCAATCAGTCACCTTCTGTAGCCGGTAAACAGGAAATTTACCAACAATATAGCCTGCTCAATCGGGAGTTGGACGAATTATCAGAGATACAACTTAAAGAAGGGAAACGCCAAATGAAAATTTCAAAAAGGTCTATCTCTACCAGTGACCTGATTTCTGATCTGGAAATAGGTGCATTGATTTTGATAGCTCTTATGATCAACGCACTGATTTTTATTAAACCGAGTCGTTAGAGCATAGTAGGACGGTTGGCATTGTTCTCTTAAGGCAAGACATACCTTAATCACCACTAATTTTTTATTTAGGTTGGTTATTACTTTCTGCATAAAGGTTTTGTGACCTTCACCTAAAATAATCCTGCACCATCCATTTTATCCATTTCATAAATGGAGTAAGATTAGCTGTATGCTTCTGCTTAGCTGACCCCGTAGAAAAAACGTGACAGACTCTATCCTTTTCTTTTCCAACCTATTAACAAAATCCAGTGTCACAAATGGATAAGGCTCCCGTTTCTCAACAGCAATAATTTTTTTACTGATTTTTTAGGGGGGCAGATTGGTTTTCCTGTCTACAGGTATAATGGCTGTACCGAGGTATTAGAATCAGGTCAGCATTACTTAAGTAACTCGTTATTAAATATCATACCTCTTAAACATAGTTAATTGTTATTGCGAGAATTTTCTGAAGAATATCTCCTGAGAAAGATGCGTAGTGGTAATGAAAAGGCTTTTGAAAGCATTTTCCGCTACTACTACCGGCCGTTAACACTATTTGCTGTTAAGTACGTTGAAGATATTGAGCAGGCCAGGGAGATCACCCAGGAATTCTTCGTTCGTCTCTGGACAAATAATCCTTCCATTAAAAATGGTTCTTTGAAAACTTATTTATACAGAGGAGTACGTAATGCGTGTCTTAATCACATCGAAGCTACAAAAGTAGCGGAGAAACGTTTGCGTCATTATACTGAGCCGGACTTCACTATTGATAATGCCCTCAGAAACATGCTGCTGGCAGAGCAGGAAGAAGAATTAATGGCCACTATTGACAAGCTACCTTCCCGCTGTCGGCAAATATTTATCCTCAGCCGGATGGAAGAACTTTCACATAAAGAAATAGCCGACAGGATGAACATATCTGTAAAAACCGTAGAAGCTCAAATGACCATAGCTTTACGCCGGCTAAAAGAAGCACTGCTTTTTTTCATATACACCTGTCTCTCTGATATTTTTTTCTGATCCTTTTAGGGGGGCGTGATGTATTCCCTGTCTTTATGATGCATGCGAATAATTTGCAACTCTTAAAAACAGGACTTATATGCACAAATTTTACTCAAACTTTATAAAGGTGTTATTCATTGGGTTCTACATCTTACCCCTGACAGTATTTTGCCAGGAAGCTACCTTTTTTGAGGGGTTTGATAACACTGAAATAGGAGAGCTCCCCAATGGCTGGACATGGTACCAGAAGGGAGGACAGGATCCTCTAGCGCATTGGAGGGTAGATACTTATGGCTGGTTTGGTCCAAAAGTGGCATTCAGTGGCCTTGAAGGGGCTCTCGAGGGCAAGATAGACGAGGACTGGCTGATTACACCCCAGATCACACCGCAACCCGGAGATTTTTTGATATTTGATGCCGCCCAGACATACACAGGTATTGATTACGGCACCAGCTATCATGTACTTATATCCACAGGTACCAATGATCCTTTGGCATTTACCGACACGCTCGCTACTTTTAATGAAACGGAATTTCCGGTATATCTGGAGACTACGTGGTACGATCTGGCTACTTATGCCAATGTACCCATTTATATTGCCTTTGTACATGAAACATCTTCAAACAATGGCAATGAAACCGACGATTGGTACCTTGACAATGTTTGGGTACGTCCGGTGCAGGATGCCGAATTTTATAGTGCCGAAGTTTCGTGGCAATTTTCAATTCCTATCAGAATAGGAAAAGCGGCGAATACGCCTATGCTCGGGTTTAACATACGTGTAGCGGGCGATGGTGGTACCACAAACCTGGAAAAGGTAACACTGACCACCAGTGGCACTTCAGATAATCTGCAATTAACCAGGGCCACACTTTATACTACTTACGACGTTCCTTTCATTTCAAATGGAGAAGATACCGTATTTGCGGATGTCTACGGGTCAGTTGTCGATCCTTTCCAAACCTTTGAAGTTCCGGGCAATCAGGAGTTGGCAGTAGGTGATAATTATTTTTGGCTGGCCTACACGTTTGATACCAGCGAAGAGCCTCAGTATCCATATCCAAGGGCAGATGCCTCACTTGAGGAAGTAGTCGTTGACGGGATGGTACATTCCGGTATTAAAGACACAGTGGTAGTATCACCACATGTTGTTCCCGACAGCATCCCGAATGATAACTA
This region of Fulvivirga ulvae genomic DNA includes:
- a CDS encoding RNA polymerase sigma-70 factor, with protein sequence MREFSEEYLLRKMRSGNEKAFESIFRYYYRPLTLFAVKYVEDIEQAREITQEFFVRLWTNNPSIKNGSLKTYLYRGVRNACLNHIEATKVAEKRLRHYTEPDFTIDNALRNMLLAEQEEELMATIDKLPSRCRQIFILSRMEELSHKEIADRMNISVKTVEAQMTIALRRLKEALLFFIYTCLSDIFF
- a CDS encoding T9SS-dependent choice-of-anchor J family protein, encoding MHKFYSNFIKVLFIGFYILPLTVFCQEATFFEGFDNTEIGELPNGWTWYQKGGQDPLAHWRVDTYGWFGPKVAFSGLEGALEGKIDEDWLITPQITPQPGDFLIFDAAQTYTGIDYGTSYHVLISTGTNDPLAFTDTLATFNETEFPVYLETTWYDLATYANVPIYIAFVHETSSNNGNETDDWYLDNVWVRPVQDAEFYSAEVSWQFSIPIRIGKAANTPMLGFNIRVAGDGGTTNLEKVTLTTSGTSDNLQLTRATLYTTYDVPFISNGEDTVFADVYGSVVDPFQTFEVPGNQELAVGDNYFWLAYTFDTSEEPQYPYPRADASLEEVVVDGMVHSGIKDTVVVSPHVVPDSIPNDNYADAIELTPESGRYGSYNLRATFEPEHEHLAYCAPGGEQDGSNSVWWHFVAPTDGYISADLSDTNFNTILLFLDGNSDQLACNNDIDPGLELQSRITDFPVEAGQEIYIRVSGQGFPGDPNAAAGIINMDFEFRGLVNGIDDWTGGAKLSLPYPNPASGLTHFDVELQNTKNVQVELTDALGRPVRLIFEGRLAGGEKHTLDFDVSELEAGLYLLQVRSGAMLEGVRRVVVTNQ